The following proteins are co-located in the Oncorhynchus clarkii lewisi isolate Uvic-CL-2024 chromosome 30, UVic_Ocla_1.0, whole genome shotgun sequence genome:
- the LOC139389450 gene encoding ubiquitin-conjugating enzyme E2 R2, which translates to MAQQQMPSSQKALMLELKSLQEEPVEGFRITPVEESDLYNWEVAIFGPPNTLYEGGYFKAHMKFPVDYPYSPPTFRFLTKMWHPNIYENGEVCISILHPPVDDPQSGELPSERWNPTQNVRTILLSVISLLNEPNTFSPANVDASVMFRKWRDSKGKDKEYAEIIRKQVVSTKVEAERDGVKVPTTLAEYCIQTKVPSHDSSSDLLYDDLYDDDIEEDDEEDEDDAEAGCQMAGEEGNCLIDEEDSGNEES; encoded by the exons ATGGCACAGCAGCAGATGCCAAGCTCTCAGAAGGCACTAATGCTTGAACTGAAGTCTCTCCAAGAGGAACCAGTGGAGGGTTTCCGCATCACACCAGTAGAAGAGTCTGACTTGTACAACTGGGAGGTGGCCATATTTGGACCCCCCAACACACTTTATGAGGGAGGATACTTCAAG GCACACATGAAGTTTCCAGTTGACTACCCCTACTCTCCACCTACTTTCCGTTTCCTCACAAAGATGTGGCACCCCAACATATATGAG AATGGGGAAGTGTGTATCTCCATCCTTCACCCCCCTGTTGACGACCCACAGAGCGGAGAGCTACCCTCTGAGAGATGGAACCCCACCCAGAATGTCAG GACCATCCTACTGAGTGTGATCTCTCTGCTGAACGAGCCCAACACCTTCTCCCCGGCCAATGTCGATGCCTCTGTTATGTTCCGCAAGtggagagacagcaagggcaagGACAAAGAGTATGCTGAGATCATCAG gaaGCAGGTAGTGTCCACTAAAGTGGAGGCGGAGCGGGATGGGGTGAAGGTCCCTACCACGCTGGCGGAGTACTGCATCCAGACCAAAGTGCCTTCCCACGACAGCAGCTCGGACTTGCTTTACGACGACCTCTACGATGATGACATTGAGGAGGATGACGAGGAAGACGAAGATGATGCAGAAGCTGGGTGCCAGATGGCCGGAGAGGAGGGGAACTGCTTAATTGACGAGGAAGACTCGGGCAACGAAGAGTCATGA